The Streptomyces sp. NBC_01353 genome contains a region encoding:
- a CDS encoding TetR family transcriptional regulator — translation MKEEKPAEPAEQAAEPAPQPAKAAKSEQTRTLILETALRLFKERGYDKTTMRAIAQEAGVSVGNAYYYFASKEHLVQGFYDRIAEEHQAAVEGILDSDEKDLTARIRGVLLGWLDIAEPYHEFAAQFFKNAADPDSPLSPFSPESEGPREAAIEVHRRVISGASVKVDPELAEPLPQLLWLQQMGLVLFWVYDRSEGCANSRRLVERLAPVTARAISLSRFRLLRPLVRETHDLLADFMPTAAGMAASGKPKRAVPKAKTSKEKD, via the coding sequence GTGAAGGAAGAGAAGCCCGCCGAGCCCGCCGAGCAGGCTGCCGAGCCCGCCCCGCAGCCCGCCAAGGCCGCGAAGAGCGAACAGACCCGCACGCTCATCCTCGAGACCGCGCTCCGGCTCTTCAAGGAGCGCGGTTACGACAAGACGACGATGCGGGCCATCGCCCAGGAGGCCGGGGTCTCCGTCGGCAACGCGTACTACTACTTCGCCTCCAAGGAACACCTCGTCCAGGGCTTCTACGACCGGATCGCCGAGGAGCACCAGGCGGCCGTCGAGGGAATCCTCGACAGCGACGAGAAGGACCTCACGGCCCGCATCCGCGGGGTCCTCCTCGGCTGGCTCGACATCGCCGAGCCGTACCACGAGTTCGCGGCCCAGTTCTTCAAGAACGCGGCCGATCCGGACAGTCCGCTCAGCCCCTTCTCCCCCGAGTCGGAGGGCCCGCGCGAGGCGGCCATCGAGGTGCACCGCAGGGTCATCTCCGGTGCTTCGGTGAAGGTCGACCCCGAACTGGCCGAACCGCTGCCGCAGTTGCTCTGGCTCCAGCAGATGGGCCTGGTGCTGTTCTGGGTGTACGACCGCTCCGAGGGCTGCGCCAACAGCCGCCGTCTGGTCGAGCGGCTCGCACCGGTCACCGCCCGGGCGATCTCGCTCTCCCGCTTCCGGTTGCTGCGTCCCCTGGTGCGCGAGACGCACGACCTCCTCGCCGACTTCATGCCGACGGCGGCGGGCATGGCAGCCTCGGGCAAACCCAAGCGGGCGGTCCCGAAGGCGAAGACGTCCAAGGAGAAGGACTGA
- a CDS encoding ABC transporter substrate-binding protein yields the protein MRSTVRLRILITCGVLVAAGVGGWQLLPSDDVRKDPITVGTTDEVTSLDPAGAYDAGSWAMYSNVFQSLLTFKPGFTTPVPDAAENCKFVGTKLTTYQCKLRDDLTFAGGRKVTAEDVKFSFDRMLGINADVGPAPLFPTLTKVAADGQTVTFSLSGRDATFPLKLATGAGSIVDRTQYPAKKLREGTTVEGSGPYVLKEYKPGESARLEPNPNYRGALTKTGGPVVVRYFTESEQLASVWNTKQVDVTHRQMPPEFLSKLGIEKDSTRITEAQTAEIRNLYFNVKSPSPMAKKAVRQAVAAVIDRPAIVTGAYHGTVEPLYSLIPQGFNGHSTAFYDRYPEPSKTKAASLLEDADIETPVSFTFGYRKDATYGAEAAELKRQLEATGLFKVKLVEAEWKDFQKAYVKGDYDAYPVGWLPDFPDSDSFTAPLVGSGNAMHNGFASSKIDSLISATQQYSDRGAAINDFEAIQAEVAADVPLVPLWQKKDYVLATEDVAGSQYLTDGTGIWRLWELSWI from the coding sequence ATGCGGTCGACGGTCCGTCTGCGGATCCTCATCACTTGTGGAGTTCTTGTGGCCGCCGGGGTGGGGGGCTGGCAGCTGCTTCCCTCCGACGACGTCCGGAAGGACCCCATCACCGTCGGCACCACCGACGAGGTGACCTCGCTCGACCCGGCGGGCGCGTACGACGCCGGTTCCTGGGCGATGTACAGCAACGTCTTCCAGTCGCTGCTGACGTTCAAGCCGGGCTTCACCACGCCTGTCCCGGACGCCGCCGAGAACTGCAAGTTCGTCGGGACCAAGCTCACCACGTACCAGTGCAAGCTCCGTGACGACCTCACCTTCGCCGGCGGCCGCAAGGTCACGGCCGAGGACGTCAAGTTCTCCTTCGACCGGATGCTGGGCATCAACGCGGACGTCGGTCCCGCCCCGCTCTTCCCGACCCTGACGAAGGTCGCGGCAGACGGCCAGACCGTCACCTTCAGTCTGAGCGGCCGGGACGCCACCTTCCCGCTGAAGCTGGCGACAGGCGCCGGCTCGATCGTCGACCGCACCCAGTACCCGGCCAAGAAGCTGCGCGAGGGCACCACGGTCGAGGGCTCGGGGCCGTACGTCCTCAAGGAGTACAAGCCCGGCGAGAGCGCGCGTCTGGAGCCGAACCCGAACTACCGGGGCGCGCTCACCAAGACCGGCGGCCCGGTCGTCGTCCGGTACTTCACCGAGTCCGAGCAGCTCGCCTCCGTGTGGAACACCAAGCAGGTCGACGTCACGCACCGGCAGATGCCCCCGGAGTTCCTCTCCAAGCTGGGGATCGAGAAGGACTCGACCCGGATCACCGAGGCGCAGACCGCGGAGATCCGCAATCTCTACTTCAATGTGAAGTCCCCGTCGCCGATGGCGAAGAAGGCGGTCCGGCAGGCCGTCGCCGCCGTCATCGACCGTCCGGCGATCGTCACCGGCGCCTACCACGGCACGGTCGAGCCGCTGTACTCCCTCATCCCGCAGGGCTTCAACGGCCACAGCACCGCGTTCTACGACAGGTATCCCGAGCCGTCGAAGACCAAGGCCGCGAGCCTGCTGGAGGACGCCGACATCGAGACTCCGGTCTCCTTCACCTTCGGCTACCGCAAGGACGCCACCTACGGCGCGGAAGCGGCCGAGCTGAAGCGGCAGCTGGAGGCCACCGGCCTGTTCAAGGTGAAGCTCGTCGAGGCGGAGTGGAAGGACTTCCAGAAGGCGTACGTGAAGGGGGACTACGACGCGTACCCCGTCGGCTGGCTCCCCGACTTCCCGGACTCCGACAGCTTCACCGCCCCGCTCGTCGGGTCGGGCAACGCGATGCACAACGGCTTCGCGAGCAGCAAGATCGACTCGCTGATCTCCGCCACGCAGCAGTACAGCGACCGGGGTGCGGCCATCAACGACTTCGAGGCCATCCAGGCGGAGGTGGCCGCGGACGTGCCCCTGGTGCCGCTGTGGCAGAAGAAGGACTACGTCCTGGCCACGGAGGACGTCGCCGGTTCGCAGTACCTGACCGACGGCACCGGCATCTGGCGGCTGTGGGAACTCAGCTGGATCTGA
- a CDS encoding metallophosphoesterase, translated as MLVFLLVLVVVLALLGGVHWYVWKRLVRDVTVAGGTARRLGTAAAFVLPVLSLAALVSGRAGAPFRLQQVVAWPGFLWLALLLYVTLALVVGEAVRPLLRRWLERRAAGAAAAGDGRDGTASAPEPTGSGPTGSRVGKPAGGPVAAAGGGASAPAGGLLTEVDAEPSPTGPQAEVPAATAASAAPEDGAETPRGTDAAGTAGATGPSGATAVSRRLFVSRVVGGAAAAAAVGTVGYGTYGVLRGPRVKRVTVPLAKVPRAAHGYRIAVVSDIHLGPILGRAHSQRIVDTINATQPDLIAIVGDLVDGTVENLGSAAEPLAQLRARHGSFFVTGNHEYFSGADAWVDHVRELGLRPLRNERVEIAAGFDLAGVDDVAGESEGQGPDFAAALGDRDRAKASVLLAHQPIVIHDAVRHGVDLQLSGHTHGGQLWPGNYLADLANPTVAGLERYGDTQLYVSRGAGAWGPPVRVGAPSDITLVELASKQA; from the coding sequence GTGCTCGTCTTCCTGCTGGTGCTGGTCGTGGTCCTCGCCCTGCTGGGCGGGGTCCACTGGTATGTGTGGAAGCGACTGGTCCGTGATGTGACGGTCGCGGGGGGCACGGCACGGCGCCTGGGTACGGCGGCCGCGTTCGTCCTGCCCGTGCTGTCGCTCGCCGCCCTCGTCTCGGGCCGGGCAGGAGCCCCGTTCCGGCTCCAGCAGGTGGTGGCCTGGCCGGGCTTCCTCTGGCTGGCCCTGCTGCTCTACGTGACCCTCGCCCTCGTGGTCGGCGAGGCGGTACGCCCGCTCCTGCGGCGGTGGCTCGAGCGCCGCGCCGCCGGGGCGGCCGCAGCCGGCGACGGCCGGGACGGGACGGCATCCGCTCCGGAACCCACGGGCTCCGGGCCCACCGGATCGCGCGTCGGCAAGCCGGCGGGCGGCCCGGTCGCGGCGGCAGGCGGGGGCGCCTCCGCACCGGCCGGCGGGCTGCTGACCGAGGTCGACGCCGAGCCGTCGCCGACCGGACCGCAGGCCGAGGTCCCCGCCGCCACGGCCGCGTCCGCCGCGCCGGAGGACGGCGCCGAGACCCCCCGCGGCACCGATGCGGCCGGTACCGCCGGTGCGACCGGTCCCTCCGGCGCCACCGCCGTGTCGCGGCGGCTGTTCGTGTCGCGGGTCGTCGGCGGGGCCGCTGCCGCCGCCGCGGTGGGGACCGTCGGATACGGGACCTACGGGGTGCTGCGCGGGCCCCGCGTCAAGAGGGTCACCGTGCCGCTCGCCAAGGTGCCGCGCGCCGCCCATGGATACCGGATCGCCGTCGTCTCCGACATCCACCTCGGGCCGATCCTGGGCCGCGCCCACAGTCAGCGCATCGTCGACACCATCAACGCCACCCAGCCCGACCTGATCGCCATCGTCGGCGACCTCGTCGACGGGACCGTCGAGAACCTCGGATCCGCCGCCGAGCCCCTCGCCCAGCTCCGGGCCCGGCACGGCTCGTTCTTCGTGACCGGCAACCACGAGTACTTCTCCGGCGCCGACGCCTGGGTCGATCACGTCCGCGAGCTCGGTCTGCGCCCCCTGCGCAACGAACGCGTGGAGATCGCCGCCGGTTTCGACCTCGCCGGGGTCGACGACGTCGCCGGCGAGAGCGAGGGCCAGGGCCCGGACTTCGCCGCCGCGCTCGGCGACCGCGACCGCGCGAAGGCTTCCGTCCTGCTCGCGCACCAGCCGATCGTCATCCACGACGCCGTCCGTCACGGCGTCGACCTCCAGCTCTCCGGCCACACCCACGGCGGCCAGCTCTGGCCCGGCAACTACCTCGCCGACCTCGCCAATCCGACGGTCGCCGGTCTGGAGCGGTACGGCGACACCCAGCTCTACGTCTCCCGTGGCGCCGGCGCCTGGGGACCCCCCGTGAGGGTGGGCGCGCCCTCCGACATCACCCTCGTGGAGCTGGCTTCCAAGCAGGCGTGA
- a CDS encoding recombinase family protein, whose product MAPFVSSVGVERLDTVRVAVYARQSKVRPDSSEASPEAQLAAGESLAASRGWEVVHRFKDVGRSGWDPKAVRPGFEDLMSAVRAGEVDAVVVNELSRLTRKGAHDALDVDQEFRKFGVRFVSVLEPFLDTSNRVGVAVFALIAALAKQDSDIKAERLKGAKGEIKALGGRHSSSAPYGMRAVREKIGNVVVSALEPDADNSDHVAVVERIVDMSLSGVSDNKIATVLEAEGIPAPGNAERRATERRMESIKNRRVSGDEAPIRWRAQTVRWILNHPAVGGFASERVKRGKAYVNAIARDKAGTPLTPHRGIITGAKWLELQETRGRRTTANRQPGGAVTPTLLSGWRFMRCGLCGGSMGQSRNNGGQDYYMCANPTGHGGLSIKRQDADDYVARQVWERLARAGMGSEEDLAWAVEAALRLAAKRGVAGVLEERRRETAARLEHVRSSIAELQADREAGLYRGGDELAMWRATMAQYRAFEDQCAARLEGLNEETATATRIPPEWLAPPEDPLGPESAWASWAVLERRAFVELFLTGVAVGPGRDPQTRKLIPVDDRLGLDWRPVS is encoded by the coding sequence ATGGCTCCCTTCGTTTCCTCGGTCGGCGTCGAGCGCCTGGACACGGTCCGGGTCGCTGTCTACGCCCGGCAGTCGAAAGTGCGACCGGACTCGTCCGAGGCGTCACCCGAAGCGCAACTGGCGGCAGGTGAGTCGCTGGCGGCGAGCCGGGGATGGGAAGTCGTCCATCGGTTCAAGGACGTCGGCCGTTCCGGGTGGGATCCGAAGGCTGTCCGTCCAGGCTTCGAAGACCTCATGTCGGCTGTCCGGGCCGGTGAAGTCGATGCGGTGGTCGTGAACGAGTTGTCACGTCTGACCCGCAAGGGTGCACATGATGCTCTGGACGTCGACCAGGAGTTCAGGAAGTTCGGCGTTCGCTTCGTGTCCGTCCTGGAGCCGTTCCTTGACACGTCCAACCGGGTCGGCGTGGCCGTCTTCGCCCTCATCGCAGCACTGGCCAAGCAGGACTCCGACATCAAGGCGGAGCGGCTCAAAGGCGCCAAGGGCGAGATCAAGGCGCTCGGCGGGCGGCATTCCAGCTCCGCGCCGTACGGAATGCGCGCCGTCCGAGAGAAGATCGGCAACGTGGTCGTGTCGGCTCTTGAGCCGGACGCCGACAATTCGGATCACGTCGCTGTCGTGGAGCGCATCGTGGACATGTCTCTCAGCGGGGTTTCCGACAACAAGATCGCCACCGTGCTTGAAGCGGAGGGGATTCCCGCGCCTGGCAATGCCGAGCGCCGCGCCACAGAGAGGCGCATGGAGTCCATCAAGAACCGCCGTGTTTCCGGCGACGAGGCCCCCATCCGGTGGCGAGCCCAGACCGTCCGCTGGATTCTCAACCATCCGGCGGTCGGGGGGTTCGCCAGCGAGCGCGTGAAGCGCGGAAAGGCGTACGTCAACGCCATTGCCCGAGACAAGGCCGGCACACCTCTGACACCTCACCGGGGGATCATCACCGGAGCGAAATGGCTTGAGCTCCAAGAGACGAGGGGAAGGCGAACCACGGCCAACCGGCAGCCCGGCGGTGCGGTGACCCCGACGTTGTTGAGCGGGTGGCGATTCATGCGTTGTGGACTCTGCGGAGGGTCCATGGGCCAGAGCAGGAACAACGGCGGTCAGGACTACTACATGTGCGCCAATCCGACGGGGCATGGTGGGCTCAGCATCAAGCGACAGGATGCTGACGACTACGTTGCCCGGCAAGTGTGGGAGCGGCTGGCACGCGCCGGCATGGGTAGCGAAGAAGACCTGGCGTGGGCGGTGGAGGCCGCGCTGCGCCTTGCGGCGAAACGCGGCGTGGCAGGGGTGCTGGAGGAGCGGCGGCGGGAAACGGCGGCACGCCTTGAGCACGTCCGAAGCTCCATCGCCGAACTTCAAGCGGACCGCGAGGCGGGTCTGTACCGCGGCGGCGACGAGCTGGCCATGTGGCGCGCGACCATGGCGCAGTACCGGGCCTTTGAGGATCAGTGCGCCGCCCGACTGGAGGGGCTGAACGAGGAGACCGCGACGGCCACGCGGATCCCGCCGGAGTGGCTCGCGCCGCCAGAGGACCCGCTGGGCCCCGAATCTGCATGGGCTTCGTGGGCTGTCCTCGAGCGCCGCGCGTTCGTGGAGCTATTTCTCACCGGTGTGGCAGTCGGACCTGGACGGGACCCGCAGACTCGGAAGCTCATCCCGGTGGACGACCGCCTTGGGCTGGACTGGCGGCCCGTTTCGTGA
- a CDS encoding D-alanyl-D-alanine carboxypeptidase, giving the protein MSASKKTAWAVTAAALLPLVTVSPAHADNKEDQQPKPPAAMASVGGELLGLPGTQVKLGTGAPVLPKELSGRSWIVADAETGDVLAAHNSHWPLAPASTLKMLFADTVLPRFPRTTSHTVDPKELAGIGSGSSLVGVKEKQNYTVHDLWLGVFLRSGNDAVRVLAEMNGGLPKTVKDMNDHAAELQAVDTHVVSPDGYDAPGQVSSAYDLTLIARSGMQKADFREYAATARAKFPGEQKPGKKRETFEIQNTNRLLTGALGVAPYQGMAGVKNGNTTHAGSTFTGVAERNGKVLLVTVMNPSSKEQHAVYKETARLLDWGFAASGKVTPVGRLVPPKSARTNPGTKNEGSTPAPGKNAPGTGAAESSAAGGRTGGVGVALGVVGGVLVVLAGGVFLVNRRWPLPELVGRRPKSREGVDDEPTH; this is encoded by the coding sequence GTGTCTGCCTCGAAGAAGACCGCTTGGGCGGTCACTGCTGCCGCACTGCTTCCCCTTGTCACCGTTTCGCCGGCCCACGCGGACAACAAGGAGGACCAACAGCCCAAGCCTCCCGCTGCCATGGCCTCCGTCGGCGGCGAGCTGCTCGGCCTGCCCGGGACCCAGGTGAAGCTCGGCACGGGCGCACCGGTGCTTCCCAAGGAGCTGAGCGGGCGGTCCTGGATCGTCGCGGACGCGGAGACCGGTGACGTGCTCGCCGCGCACAACTCCCACTGGCCGCTCGCCCCGGCCTCCACGCTCAAGATGCTCTTCGCGGACACCGTCCTGCCGAGGTTCCCCAGGACCACGAGCCACACCGTCGACCCCAAGGAGCTCGCCGGGATCGGCTCGGGCTCCAGCCTGGTCGGCGTCAAGGAGAAGCAGAACTACACCGTGCACGACCTCTGGCTCGGTGTCTTCCTTCGCTCGGGCAACGATGCCGTACGGGTGCTCGCCGAGATGAACGGCGGCCTCCCGAAGACCGTGAAGGACATGAACGACCACGCCGCCGAGCTCCAGGCCGTCGACACCCACGTCGTGTCGCCGGACGGCTACGACGCCCCGGGCCAGGTCTCCTCCGCGTACGACCTCACCCTCATCGCCCGCAGCGGGATGCAGAAGGCGGACTTCCGGGAGTACGCGGCCACGGCCCGCGCCAAGTTCCCCGGCGAGCAGAAGCCGGGCAAGAAGCGCGAGACCTTCGAGATCCAGAACACCAACCGGCTGCTGACCGGCGCGCTCGGCGTCGCGCCGTACCAGGGCATGGCGGGCGTGAAGAACGGCAACACCACGCACGCCGGCTCCACCTTCACCGGCGTTGCGGAGCGGAACGGCAAAGTGCTGCTCGTGACGGTGATGAACCCGTCCTCGAAGGAGCAGCACGCGGTCTACAAGGAGACCGCCCGGCTCCTCGACTGGGGCTTCGCGGCGTCCGGGAAGGTGACGCCGGTCGGCCGGCTGGTGCCGCCGAAGTCCGCCCGTACGAACCCGGGAACCAAGAACGAGGGTTCCACGCCCGCCCCCGGCAAGAACGCCCCGGGCACGGGCGCCGCCGAGAGCTCGGCGGCCGGAGGGAGGACCGGCGGCGTCGGGGTCGCCCTCGGCGTGGTCGGCGGCGTCCTCGTCGTGCTCGCGGGCGGTGTCTTCCTCGTCAACCGTCGCTGGCCGCTGCCGGAGCTGGTCGGCCGTCGTCCGAAGTCCCGCGAGGGCGTCGACGACGAGCCGACTCACTAG
- a CDS encoding YihY/virulence factor BrkB family protein, with protein sequence MDWLTKLPVIGPWVARLMRTHAWRSYETLDAAHWTRLAAAITFISFLALFPLIAVAAAIGAALLSKEQLDKIEDKVSDQVPGISDQLNIGGLVDNAGTIGLVAGALLLFTGIGWVGSMRECLRAVWGLDDEDEGNPFVRRGKDALVLFGLGGVGLCSLAASWLGSTAVGWSADRVGISGEGATGILLQVASVAVAAVAGFLVLLYLLTLLPGVHPPRRRLVVAAVIGAIGFELLKLLIGGYMREVAGKSMYGAFGVPVALLLWINFTAKLLLFCAAWTATGASESARRRRPRGTSDDGRPAPAAASDG encoded by the coding sequence ATGGACTGGCTGACCAAGCTCCCCGTCATCGGCCCCTGGGTCGCTCGGCTCATGCGGACCCATGCCTGGCGTTCGTACGAGACCCTCGACGCCGCCCATTGGACCCGGCTCGCCGCCGCCATCACCTTCATCAGCTTCCTCGCGCTCTTCCCCCTGATCGCCGTCGCCGCGGCGATCGGCGCCGCGCTGCTCAGCAAGGAGCAGCTGGACAAGATCGAGGACAAGGTCTCCGACCAGGTCCCCGGCATCTCCGACCAGCTCAACATCGGCGGGCTCGTGGACAACGCGGGCACGATCGGCCTCGTCGCCGGCGCGCTGCTGCTCTTCACCGGCATCGGCTGGGTCGGCTCGATGCGGGAGTGTCTGCGTGCGGTGTGGGGGCTCGACGACGAGGACGAGGGCAACCCCTTCGTGCGCAGGGGCAAGGACGCCCTCGTGCTGTTCGGGCTCGGAGGGGTCGGGCTCTGCTCGCTCGCCGCGTCCTGGCTCGGTTCCACCGCCGTCGGCTGGAGCGCCGACCGGGTCGGGATCTCCGGCGAAGGAGCCACCGGGATCCTGCTCCAGGTGGCCTCCGTCGCCGTCGCTGCCGTCGCGGGCTTCCTCGTCCTGCTGTACCTGCTGACGCTGCTTCCCGGCGTCCACCCGCCGCGCCGCCGCCTGGTGGTGGCGGCGGTGATCGGAGCGATCGGCTTCGAGCTGCTGAAGCTGCTGATCGGCGGCTACATGCGGGAAGTCGCGGGGAAGTCGATGTACGGCGCGTTCGGCGTCCCGGTCGCGCTGCTGCTCTGGATCAACTTCACCGCGAAGCTGCTGCTGTTCTGCGCGGCGTGGACCGCGACCGGGGCTAGTGAGTCGGCTCGTCGTCGACGCCCTCGCGGGACTTCGGACGACGGCCGACCAGCTCCGGCAGCGGCCAGCGACGGTTGA
- a CDS encoding decaprenylphospho-beta-D-erythro-pentofuranosid-2-ulose 2-reductase, which produces MKDAFGTPQSLLLLGGTSEIGLATARRLIARRTRTVWLAGRPSPALTAAADSLRVLGAEVHTVPFDALDPESHAERLGKIFTEGDIDLVLLAFGILGDQAHDEADPLAAVRVAQTNYTGAVSAGLVCAAALQAQGHGSLVVLSSVAGERARRTDFIYGSSKAGLDAFAQGLGDALQGTGVHVMVVRPGFVRSRKTAGLEATPMATTPEAVATAIELGLRRRSETVWVPGALRMVMAALRHVPRPVFRRLPV; this is translated from the coding sequence ATGAAGGACGCCTTCGGCACCCCGCAGTCCCTGCTTCTCCTCGGCGGCACCTCCGAGATCGGACTCGCCACCGCCCGCCGGCTGATCGCCCGCCGCACCCGCACGGTCTGGCTCGCCGGGCGCCCCTCCCCCGCCCTGACGGCCGCCGCCGACTCCCTGCGGGTGCTGGGGGCGGAGGTGCACACCGTCCCGTTCGACGCCCTCGACCCCGAGTCGCACGCGGAGCGCCTCGGCAAGATCTTCACCGAGGGGGACATCGACCTGGTGCTGCTCGCCTTCGGGATCCTCGGCGACCAGGCCCACGACGAGGCCGATCCGCTCGCCGCCGTCCGGGTCGCGCAGACCAACTACACGGGGGCGGTCTCCGCCGGGCTCGTCTGCGCGGCGGCGCTGCAGGCACAGGGGCACGGCTCGCTGGTGGTGCTCTCCTCCGTGGCCGGGGAGCGCGCCCGCCGCACCGACTTCATCTACGGCTCGTCCAAGGCCGGTCTCGACGCGTTCGCGCAGGGGCTCGGGGACGCGCTGCAGGGGACGGGGGTGCATGTGATGGTCGTACGGCCGGGGTTCGTACGGTCCCGGAAGACGGCCGGTCTCGAGGCCACGCCCATGGCTACCACGCCGGAGGCGGTCGCGACGGCGATCGAGCTGGGGCTGCGGCGCCGCTCGGAGACGGTGTGGGTGCCGGGGGCGCTGCGGATGGTGATGGCCGCGCTCCGGCACGTGCCGAGGCCGGTGTTCCGGCGACTGCCGGTGTGA
- a CDS encoding 2'-5' RNA ligase family protein, translated as MGTVTLGVSIAVPEPYGSLLQERRAGFGDPAAHGIPTHVTLVPPTEVDEERLPAIRAHLAEVAAGVRPFPVRLSGTGTFRPLSPVVYVMLAEGVSACAWLQERVRDESGPLVRELQFPYHPHVTVAHGISEEAMDRAYEELTDFEAAWTCSSFALYEQGPDGVWRKLHTYEFGGCGTVPAVPAQGTPVDTPTPATG; from the coding sequence GTGGGGACCGTAACGCTCGGCGTTTCGATCGCGGTCCCGGAGCCCTACGGCAGCCTGCTCCAGGAGCGGCGCGCGGGCTTCGGGGATCCCGCCGCGCACGGCATCCCCACCCACGTCACCCTCGTCCCGCCGACGGAGGTCGACGAGGAGCGGCTGCCCGCGATCCGGGCGCACCTCGCCGAGGTCGCGGCCGGCGTCCGCCCCTTCCCGGTCCGGCTGAGCGGCACCGGAACGTTCCGCCCGCTGTCACCGGTCGTGTACGTCATGCTCGCCGAGGGCGTCTCCGCCTGCGCCTGGCTCCAGGAACGGGTCCGGGACGAGTCCGGGCCGCTCGTGCGCGAGCTGCAGTTCCCGTACCACCCGCACGTCACCGTGGCGCACGGCATCTCCGAGGAGGCGATGGACCGGGCGTACGAGGAGCTGACCGACTTCGAGGCGGCCTGGACCTGCTCGTCCTTCGCCCTCTACGAGCAGGGGCCGGACGGGGTGTGGCGGAAGCTGCACACGTACGAGTTCGGCGGCTGCGGCACCGTGCCCGCGGTCCCGGCCCAGGGCACTCCGGTCGACACCCCGACCCCGGCCACCGGCTGA
- the trpS gene encoding tryptophan--tRNA ligase gives MASDVPRVLSGIQPTAGSFHLGNYLGAVRQWVALQETHDAFYMVVDLHAITVPQDPAELRSNTRLAAAQLLAAGLDPERCTLFVQSHVPEHAQLGWIMNCLTGFGEASRMTQFKDKSAKQGTDRATVGLFTYPILQVADILLYQANQVPVGEDQRQHIELTRDLAERFNGRFGETFTIPAPYILKETAKIYDLQDPTIKMSKSASTPKGLINLLDEPKITAKKVKSAVTDTDTVIRFDPENKAGVSNLLTIMSTLTGTGIADLEKSYEGKMYGALKTDLAEVMVDFVTPFRTRTQEYLDDPETLDSLLAKGAEKARAVAAETLAQTYEKVGFLPAKH, from the coding sequence ATGGCCTCTGACGTTCCCCGTGTGCTCTCCGGAATCCAGCCCACCGCAGGCTCGTTCCACCTCGGCAACTACCTCGGCGCGGTCCGCCAGTGGGTCGCCCTGCAGGAGACTCACGACGCCTTCTACATGGTCGTCGACCTGCACGCGATCACGGTCCCGCAGGACCCCGCGGAGCTGCGCTCCAACACCCGGCTCGCCGCCGCCCAGCTGCTCGCGGCCGGGCTCGACCCCGAGCGCTGCACGCTGTTCGTCCAGAGCCACGTCCCCGAGCACGCGCAGCTCGGCTGGATCATGAACTGCCTCACCGGTTTCGGCGAGGCCTCCCGCATGACCCAGTTCAAGGACAAGTCCGCCAAGCAGGGCACCGACCGGGCCACCGTCGGTCTCTTCACGTACCCGATCCTGCAGGTCGCCGACATCCTCCTGTACCAGGCCAACCAGGTCCCGGTCGGCGAGGACCAGCGCCAGCACATCGAGCTGACCCGCGACCTCGCGGAGCGGTTCAACGGCCGCTTCGGCGAGACGTTCACGATCCCGGCGCCGTACATCCTCAAGGAGACGGCCAAGATCTACGACCTGCAGGACCCGACGATCAAGATGAGCAAGTCGGCGTCCACGCCCAAGGGTCTGATCAACCTTCTCGACGAGCCGAAGATCACGGCGAAGAAGGTCAAGAGCGCGGTCACCGACACCGACACGGTCATCCGCTTCGACCCCGAGAACAAGGCCGGCGTCTCCAACCTGCTGACCATCATGTCCACGCTCACCGGGACCGGCATCGCCGACCTGGAGAAGAGCTACGAGGGCAAGATGTACGGCGCGCTGAAGACCGACCTGGCCGAGGTCATGGTGGACTTCGTCACGCCGTTCCGGACCCGTACGCAGGAATACCTGGACGACCCGGAGACGCTGGACTCGCTCCTGGCCAAGGGCGCGGAGAAGGCGCGCGCCGTCGCCGCGGAGACGCTGGCGCAGACGTACGAGAAGGTGGGCTTCCTGCCCGCCAAGCATTGA
- a CDS encoding RNA polymerase sigma factor — MRTLEGGRVVVDEAEAAVIARVRAGEAEAYAALVRAHTAVALRAAVACGAGAEAEDVVQQAFFKAYRSLGRFKDGAAFRPWLLRIVVNETRNTVRSAGRQRAVAGREAELLAGEPLIPDGADPAVAVEEAERRRQLLAALDGLGEDHRQVVIHRYLLELDETETAEALGWPRGTVKSRLSRALKKLGLALEGGDEHDGRGAPG, encoded by the coding sequence GTGAGGACGCTGGAGGGGGGCCGGGTCGTCGTAGACGAAGCCGAGGCCGCAGTGATCGCACGGGTACGCGCCGGGGAGGCGGAGGCGTACGCGGCGCTGGTCCGCGCGCACACGGCGGTCGCGCTGCGTGCGGCGGTGGCGTGCGGGGCGGGTGCGGAGGCCGAGGACGTGGTGCAGCAGGCCTTCTTCAAGGCGTATCGGTCGCTGGGACGGTTCAAGGACGGGGCCGCGTTCCGGCCGTGGCTGCTGCGGATCGTGGTCAATGAGACGAGGAACACAGTGCGCTCGGCGGGTCGGCAGCGGGCCGTCGCGGGGCGGGAGGCGGAGCTGCTCGCGGGCGAGCCGCTGATACCGGACGGGGCCGACCCGGCGGTGGCGGTGGAGGAGGCCGAGCGGCGGCGACAGCTGCTCGCGGCGCTGGACGGGCTCGGTGAGGACCACCGGCAAGTGGTGATCCACCGGTATCTGCTGGAGCTGGACGAGACGGAGACGGCCGAGGCGCTGGGCTGGCCGCGGGGGACGGTGAAGTCCCGGCTGAGCCGGGCACTGAAGAAGCTCGGACTGGCTTTGGAGGGAGGTGACGAGCATGACGGACGAGGGGCTCCCGGATGA